A portion of the Leptospira wolbachii serovar Codice str. CDC genome contains these proteins:
- a CDS encoding methyl-accepting chemotaxis protein: protein MSIRQRVSLSIAGILFIGFVVLTSFQMYRTITDLKTEIEENAKITSEKWSFEIQEHLNAMMGVIRGYRFALFYTSPPRDSMISSMREILERNDDIFAIWLCYEPNAYEGRDSAFIGKPGHDKTGRFIPYLHHTADGKINLEHLVDYDNPNGAGDYYLQVKKTNKAKVFGPYEYLAGGKKIQMISLVVPIYPKGKFKGAAGIDLDVGTLQEKIGDSRPFRGQGHIAFLSDKGIYVMYGQDQTKLGKKIENPEHLKTYLENLKLGKMFTIQSDGYTHYFSPFHIGKDPQFWALQVSIPDSIFRNQITQVIFSSTLISIIILVVVLFFLNFVFKKQISVRLQKAMDFSSEIANGNLAINAEEINQDEIGSLLHSMNRMKNSLVSIIGDIKQTVEKLGNQSNKMASTSQNLSDTSQTQASAAEESSAAVEELSASADNVGKSMEEAVVKMKEIDKSVLTLQEEVQNINKEMEYLAKFASESREHAVVGETAMNESTRAMEDIGEKAERISEVLDIITEISEKTNLLALNAAIEAARAGDAGRGFAVVAEEIGKLALQTGASVKEIGDLVISTNSAVENGNKKVTEAAEVLNLLNSRVKEFETSAMRVLGSVLLQENNAKDIAGNSNLLTNLNLQIEDAVFEQKRATEEISKTIISISNGTQDVATGSDQLTIVAGEIASQASYLSTQVERFKLK, encoded by the coding sequence TTTATAGGGTTTGTTGTTCTAACATCTTTTCAGATGTACCGAACAATCACAGACCTTAAAACTGAAATTGAAGAAAATGCAAAAATCACTTCTGAAAAATGGTCCTTTGAAATCCAAGAACACCTAAATGCAATGATGGGTGTCATTCGAGGATATCGTTTTGCTTTGTTTTATACATCACCACCTCGCGATTCGATGATTAGTAGTATGAGAGAAATCTTGGAACGTAATGATGATATCTTTGCCATTTGGCTTTGTTACGAACCAAATGCTTATGAGGGCCGTGATTCCGCATTCATTGGAAAACCTGGACATGATAAAACGGGTAGGTTCATTCCTTATTTACACCATACAGCAGATGGTAAAATCAACTTAGAACATCTTGTTGACTATGACAATCCAAATGGAGCAGGGGATTATTATCTCCAGGTAAAAAAAACAAATAAAGCAAAAGTATTTGGTCCCTATGAATATTTAGCAGGTGGGAAAAAAATCCAGATGATCTCACTTGTTGTTCCGATTTATCCTAAAGGTAAATTTAAAGGTGCTGCGGGAATTGATTTAGATGTCGGTACGTTGCAAGAGAAAATTGGAGATAGTCGACCTTTCCGTGGTCAGGGCCATATTGCATTTTTATCCGATAAAGGGATTTATGTGATGTATGGTCAGGACCAAACCAAACTTGGTAAAAAAATTGAAAATCCAGAACATTTAAAAACTTATTTAGAAAATCTTAAACTTGGTAAAATGTTTACGATTCAAAGTGATGGGTACACTCATTATTTTTCTCCATTTCATATTGGAAAAGATCCACAATTTTGGGCACTTCAAGTCAGCATCCCCGATTCAATTTTTAGAAATCAGATTACCCAGGTTATTTTTAGTTCTACTTTGATTTCTATCATCATTTTGGTAGTAGTTTTGTTTTTTCTTAATTTTGTTTTTAAAAAACAAATCAGTGTTCGGTTACAAAAAGCCATGGATTTCTCTTCTGAAATCGCCAATGGAAACTTAGCGATTAACGCTGAAGAAATCAATCAGGATGAAATTGGCAGTTTGTTACATTCTATGAATCGAATGAAAAATAGTTTAGTCTCCATTATTGGGGATATCAAACAAACAGTGGAGAAATTGGGAAATCAATCCAATAAAATGGCATCTACCTCTCAGAATCTATCAGATACCTCTCAGACCCAAGCATCTGCTGCAGAAGAGTCTTCCGCTGCTGTGGAAGAGTTGTCCGCATCGGCAGATAATGTCGGTAAGTCGATGGAGGAAGCTGTTGTAAAAATGAAAGAAATCGATAAATCAGTATTAACTCTACAAGAAGAAGTTCAAAACATTAATAAGGAAATGGAATACCTTGCAAAATTTGCATCGGAATCCAGAGAACATGCAGTTGTCGGTGAAACCGCAATGAATGAATCCACTCGTGCCATGGAAGACATTGGTGAAAAAGCAGAACGAATTAGTGAAGTTTTAGATATCATTACAGAAATTTCTGAAAAAACAAATCTATTGGCTTTGAATGCTGCCATTGAAGCGGCAAGAGCCGGAGATGCCGGGCGCGGATTTGCCGTGGTTGCGGAAGAGATTGGAAAACTTGCCTTACAAACGGGTGCTTCTGTAAAAGAGATTGGGGATCTAGTGATTTCAACAAACTCTGCCGTGGAAAATGGAAACAAAAAAGTAACCGAAGCCGCAGAAGTTTTGAATCTACTCAATAGTCGAGTGAAAGAATTTGAAACCTCCGCAATGAGAGTGCTTGGTTCGGTATTGTTGCAAGAAAATAATGCCAAGGATATTGCAGGGAATTCTAATCTACTAACCAACTTAAACTTACAAATTGAAGATGCAGTGTTTGAACAAAAAAGAGCTACCGAGGAAATTTCCAAAACAATCATTAGTATTTCCAATGGAACCCAAGATGTTGCCACGGGATCCGATCAATTGACAATTGTTGCTGGGGAAATTGCCTCTCAAGCATCCTACCTTTCTACACAGGTAGAAAGGTTTAAGTTGAAGTAA